One stretch of Aquimarina sp. Aq107 DNA includes these proteins:
- a CDS encoding serine hydrolase, which produces MKSIIAYSLILLVILSSCTKKSKQSDNREEKFTSELIALKKFFQIPGLAVSIQKNGNNIYQNYLGVSDIEKQTELDSTVLFPIASITKVFSGVLIMKLVEQQKLSLEEPINNYLDAPIQQDSILIKHILSHTSQGNIGTEFYYSSRFGILTRVIEKASNKSFKEFMNQEILMPLQLKNTFLLKDSLQITEENRKIAKPYVLNEGTKKGFIDFGYSTSAGIVSNLNDLAIFNDALDTNTLISEESKNLMFSSFKDDLPYGYGIFSQEIEDLQLVWAYGQYDCYSSLFLKIPSKKITLTLLANNNLLSDPARLIYGDATSSLFVISFLKNYIYKHGEMELLELLDTTEIVSTYPKSTFHRKKLLAQALSESFMARFDPEKIKTSSKILEYTFSQYPNYQEYADLNLLHNLSFLKDVSFYMDLGEFNTFDTQIELIGEKLIKETPKSPYVHIYLGTYYDRKGNTEKAKYHFESIVNAKNFSKNWYTQEAQNWLNNH; this is translated from the coding sequence ATGAAATCAATAATCGCATATAGTTTAATACTGTTGGTAATCCTATCTAGTTGTACTAAAAAAAGTAAACAATCAGATAACAGGGAAGAAAAATTTACATCTGAATTAATAGCATTAAAGAAGTTTTTTCAAATTCCTGGACTTGCCGTTTCTATCCAAAAGAATGGAAATAATATATATCAAAACTATCTAGGTGTATCAGACATAGAAAAACAAACTGAATTAGACTCTACAGTTTTATTTCCTATAGCTTCAATAACCAAAGTGTTTTCAGGAGTTTTAATAATGAAACTTGTAGAACAACAAAAACTTTCGCTAGAAGAACCAATCAATAACTATTTAGACGCCCCTATTCAGCAAGATTCAATTTTAATCAAACATATCCTATCGCATACTTCTCAAGGAAATATTGGAACAGAATTTTATTATAGTTCTCGATTTGGAATACTCACAAGGGTTATTGAGAAAGCCTCCAATAAATCCTTTAAAGAGTTTATGAATCAAGAAATTCTAATGCCTTTACAATTAAAAAACACTTTCTTACTTAAGGATTCACTTCAAATTACTGAAGAAAATCGAAAAATAGCCAAGCCTTATGTCTTGAATGAGGGAACAAAAAAAGGATTTATTGATTTCGGTTATTCTACCTCAGCAGGAATTGTTTCTAATCTAAATGATTTAGCAATTTTTAATGATGCTTTGGATACCAATACACTGATATCAGAAGAATCCAAGAATTTAATGTTTTCTTCTTTTAAAGATGATCTACCATATGGTTATGGAATCTTTAGTCAAGAGATCGAAGATCTACAGCTGGTATGGGCTTATGGTCAATATGATTGCTATTCTAGTTTGTTTCTAAAAATCCCTTCAAAAAAGATTACCTTAACCTTACTTGCTAACAATAATTTATTGAGTGATCCTGCGCGATTAATCTATGGAGATGCTACTTCATCATTATTTGTTATTAGTTTTTTAAAAAATTATATATACAAACACGGTGAAATGGAACTGTTAGAACTGTTAGATACAACCGAGATTGTTTCTACGTACCCTAAAAGTACTTTTCACAGAAAAAAATTATTAGCACAGGCATTGAGTGAATCGTTTATGGCTAGGTTTGATCCAGAAAAAATAAAAACGAGTTCGAAAATATTAGAATACACCTTTTCTCAATACCCAAATTATCAAGAATATGCTGATCTAAACCTTCTTCACAATCTATCGTTTTTAAAGGATGTTTCATTCTATATGGATCTTGGTGAGTTCAATACGTTTGATACTCAAATCGAACTTATTGGAGAAAAGTTGATCAAAGAAACACCTAAAAGTCCTTATGTACATATATATCTCGGCACCTATTATGATAGAAAAGGAAACACCGAAAAAGCAAAATACCACTTTGAAAGCATTGTCAATGCGAAGAATTTTTCAAAAAACTGGTACACTCAAGAAGCACAAAATTGGTTGAATAATCATTAG
- a CDS encoding YHS domain-containing (seleno)protein, with translation MKLIKSSLVIIALILTANLSAQDKKANNVDNSNIALQGYSPVSYLDLGLAQRGNKQYKSEHQKIIYYFTSLDQKQTFDNNPAKYLPQYGGFCAFGSYAGAKFRVDPTKFIVKDSKYYLFLNNVELDAKQLWLAENNHNKLKSTADKNWSKLSKTHN, from the coding sequence ATGAAACTTATAAAATCATCATTAGTAATAATTGCACTCATTCTTACCGCTAATTTATCTGCACAAGATAAAAAAGCCAATAACGTAGACAATAGCAATATAGCATTACAAGGATATAGCCCAGTATCTTACCTAGATCTAGGTTTAGCGCAGAGAGGAAATAAACAATATAAATCAGAACATCAAAAAATCATTTATTATTTCACCTCATTAGATCAAAAACAAACTTTTGATAACAATCCTGCCAAATATCTACCGCAATATGGAGGATTCTGCGCATTCGGCTCATATGCAGGTGCAAAATTTAGAGTTGATCCAACAAAATTCATTGTTAAAGATAGTAAGTATTATCTATTCTTAAATAATGTAGAGTTAGATGCTAAACAACTATGGTTAGCAGAAAACAATCATAATAAACTAAAAAGTACTGCTGATAAAAACTGGAGTAAACTAAGTAAAACTCACAATTAA
- a CDS encoding VOC family protein, producing MVRKNNEITLDFLDHVAIRVKDLKISSEWYQKVLGLKEYKPPEWGEFPIFLLSGKSGIALFPADLDDSKLNLNSKNVKIDHFAFNVTKENFEKAKERYAELNLNFNIQDHHYFHSIYTKDPDGHKVELTTIVVNENEFYSKFK from the coding sequence ATGGTAAGAAAAAATAATGAAATAACGCTCGATTTTTTAGATCACGTAGCCATTAGAGTTAAAGATTTGAAAATCTCAAGTGAATGGTATCAAAAAGTATTAGGATTAAAAGAATACAAACCACCTGAATGGGGCGAATTTCCTATTTTTCTACTTTCCGGAAAATCTGGAATTGCATTGTTTCCTGCTGATTTAGATGATTCTAAACTTAATTTAAATTCTAAAAATGTAAAAATTGACCATTTTGCCTTTAATGTTACGAAAGAAAATTTTGAAAAAGCTAAAGAACGATATGCAGAATTAAATTTAAACTTCAACATTCAGGATCATCACTATTTTCATTCAATTTATACAAAAGACCCAGATGGACACAAGGTCGAATTGACAACTATTGTTGTCAATGAGAATGAATTCTATTCCAAATTCAAATAA
- a CDS encoding GNAT family N-acetyltransferase codes for MNKKFPVLESKRVILRQFNDSDLENVFKGLSHPDIIKYYGISYKSLEATREQMSWFADLEENETGIWWAVCSKDDGSFLGAGGLNNMSKENRKAEIGFWLLPQSWGKGFMTETMPLIVNYAFDTIGLHRIEGFVETENINCKKALAKLKFNLEGTMQDCEVKNGAFISLDIYSKIVNE; via the coding sequence ATGAACAAAAAATTTCCGGTTTTAGAATCTAAAAGAGTAATCTTAAGACAGTTTAATGATTCGGACTTAGAAAACGTTTTTAAAGGGCTTTCGCACCCAGATATTATTAAATATTATGGCATTAGCTATAAAAGTTTAGAAGCTACAAGAGAACAAATGTCTTGGTTTGCTGATCTGGAAGAAAATGAAACCGGAATTTGGTGGGCTGTCTGTTCAAAAGATGATGGAAGTTTTCTAGGAGCAGGTGGATTAAATAATATGAGTAAAGAAAATAGAAAAGCAGAAATTGGTTTTTGGCTACTGCCACAAAGCTGGGGAAAAGGTTTCATGACCGAAACAATGCCACTTATTGTTAATTACGCATTCGATACTATTGGATTACATAGAATTGAGGGCTTTGTAGAAACCGAAAACATAAATTGCAAAAAAGCTTTGGCAAAACTTAAATTCAATTTAGAAGGTACAATGCAAGACTGCGAAGTTAAAAATGGAGCATTTATTAGTTTAGATATTTATTCTAAAATAGTTAATGAATGA
- the nudC gene encoding NAD(+) diphosphatase, which yields MNRIQSYSNYDFDRAAELREVNTKFREVSYIPIFKNNFFIVTSALKDEVLMNIPLELTSFTTKKYFLGVSNNKEIWCIDLSEIELSTIANFISYSKLYCVRDCFHLINEREASLLAYAKGITNWNNTHQFCSNCGSRTIREEKGHRRKCINNLCNSLHFPRINPAVIVLIEYKPKNAPPLCLLNMHEKEYGYMCSLFSGFSEIGESLEDTVKREMKEEVNLAVTNIDYIASQPWSFPSSLMLGFSAKTESKNFTIDNKEIKKAQWFSANQINKMVQENKLVISKKDSISNYIIQLWVEKNS from the coding sequence ATGAATAGAATACAATCCTATAGTAATTACGACTTTGATAGAGCTGCTGAATTACGTGAAGTTAACACCAAATTTCGAGAGGTTTCGTATATACCAATTTTTAAGAATAACTTTTTTATTGTTACATCAGCCTTAAAAGATGAAGTGTTAATGAATATCCCTTTAGAATTAACTTCTTTTACAACTAAAAAATATTTTCTTGGCGTATCCAATAATAAAGAAATTTGGTGCATTGATTTATCAGAAATTGAGCTTTCGACTATAGCTAATTTCATATCATATTCTAAACTATACTGTGTTCGAGATTGTTTTCATCTTATTAATGAAAGAGAAGCTTCGTTACTAGCATATGCTAAAGGAATCACTAATTGGAACAACACCCATCAATTCTGTAGTAATTGTGGTTCTAGGACAATCAGAGAAGAAAAAGGGCATAGAAGAAAATGTATAAACAATCTTTGTAATTCATTACACTTTCCTAGAATTAATCCAGCTGTAATTGTATTAATAGAATACAAACCAAAAAATGCACCTCCGCTATGTCTATTAAATATGCACGAAAAAGAATATGGTTATATGTGTTCTTTATTTTCTGGATTTTCAGAAATTGGAGAAAGCCTCGAAGACACTGTTAAAAGAGAAATGAAAGAAGAAGTAAATCTAGCGGTCACTAATATAGACTATATCGCTTCTCAACCTTGGTCCTTTCCATCATCATTAATGTTAGGCTTTTCGGCAAAAACAGAAAGCAAAAATTTTACTATCGATAATAAAGAAATTAAAAAAGCACAATGGTTTTCTGCTAATCAAATTAACAAAATGGTGCAAGAAAATAAACTTGTGATTTCTAAAAAGGACTCTATATCAAATTATATAATACAATTATGGGTCGAAAAAAACAGTTAA
- a CDS encoding VOC family protein — protein sequence MKIQKLKLYTNKLVLEKQFYSETLGFEILESTVSHFTLKIGWSELTFEKSEKDYKYHYCFLIPSNKLNQAIEWMEKRVPILDLENGRKTQRFESWNADSFYFYDASGNIAEFIVRHELKNAIESDFKISDVLCVNEIGIPTSDVEKNE from the coding sequence ATGAAAATTCAAAAATTAAAGTTATATACAAATAAACTAGTTTTAGAAAAACAATTCTATTCAGAAACTTTAGGGTTTGAAATACTTGAAAGTACAGTAAGCCACTTTACATTAAAAATTGGATGGAGTGAATTAACTTTCGAAAAGTCTGAAAAGGATTATAAGTACCATTATTGTTTTTTAATCCCATCCAACAAATTAAATCAAGCAATAGAATGGATGGAAAAAAGGGTTCCCATTTTAGATTTAGAAAACGGAAGAAAGACCCAGAGATTTGAAAGTTGGAATGCCGATTCATTTTACTTCTATGATGCCAGTGGAAATATTGCTGAATTTATCGTTAGACATGAACTGAAAAACGCTATTGAGTCTGATTTTAAAATTTCGGATGTATTATGTGTAAATGAAATCGGGATTCCTACAAGCGATGTGGAAAAAAATGAATAA
- a CDS encoding RNA polymerase sigma factor, whose translation MKDDLELIKRLQNQDTKALSKVYDLYSGAIYSVILRMCKNEPLAQELLQETFMKIWQKANTYDSEKGKFFTWSYRIARNLTLNSLRKTETLIQNEDLSVYKDRSTSEEEIDTNGIVGSLKKLEPHHQKALELVYFNGLTHREAHEEMNVPLGTFKSYIKQALKKLRESYKEELIIVWIIIEMMR comes from the coding sequence ATGAAAGACGATTTAGAGCTCATAAAAAGATTACAGAATCAAGACACAAAAGCGTTGTCTAAGGTCTATGATCTATACTCTGGAGCGATTTATAGTGTAATTTTAAGAATGTGTAAAAATGAACCTTTAGCACAAGAATTATTACAAGAAACATTTATGAAAATTTGGCAAAAAGCAAATACTTATGATTCAGAAAAAGGAAAGTTTTTTACATGGTCCTACCGAATAGCTAGGAACCTTACGTTAAATTCTTTAAGAAAAACAGAAACCCTCATCCAAAATGAGGATTTAAGTGTATATAAAGATAGAAGTACTTCTGAAGAAGAAATAGATACAAACGGGATAGTAGGTTCTTTAAAGAAATTAGAACCTCATCATCAAAAAGCTTTAGAACTTGTATATTTTAATGGACTCACTCATAGAGAAGCTCATGAAGAGATGAATGTACCATTAGGAACATTCAAATCCTATATAAAACAAGCTCTTAAAAAATTGCGTGAATCTTACAAAGAAGAACTTATTATCGTATGGATTATTATTGAAATGATGAGATGA
- a CDS encoding AraC family transcriptional regulator: MIFETHQLNGPISEYIESIFYFKDFMPDHSIERVIPTGHVFIIFELDNIPRKTFDNTTLKPNKTYTKAWVSGMHKNYISISAHPKSEMFVIQFKPFGTYPFFHFPAENLSDKVLSYEEIFKEELTELRENLKKQESSKDKFNIAEQWLINRFNDSKIPSKELLYVIKKLETEPVTNFNEAINGYPYTQKHLIDQFKKYIGVTPKYYQRILRFNEILKQIRQKESITWSQIAYQCGYSDQSHFIKEFNHFSGFNPQEFIKQEFNKDEPNFFPLDREG, encoded by the coding sequence ATGATTTTTGAAACTCATCAATTGAATGGTCCCATTAGTGAATACATTGAATCTATATTTTATTTTAAAGATTTTATGCCAGATCATTCTATAGAGAGAGTTATACCAACAGGACATGTTTTTATTATATTCGAATTAGATAACATCCCAAGAAAAACATTTGATAATACTACGCTAAAACCAAATAAAACATATACAAAAGCCTGGGTATCTGGCATGCATAAGAACTACATTTCAATCTCAGCACACCCAAAATCAGAAATGTTTGTAATTCAGTTTAAACCTTTTGGAACCTATCCCTTTTTTCATTTTCCTGCGGAAAATCTGAGTGATAAGGTTTTATCTTATGAAGAAATTTTTAAAGAAGAGCTAACAGAACTGAGAGAAAACCTTAAGAAGCAAGAATCATCTAAGGATAAATTCAATATAGCAGAACAATGGTTAATAAATAGATTTAATGATTCTAAAATACCTTCTAAAGAATTGCTCTATGTAATAAAAAAGTTGGAAACAGAACCTGTAACGAATTTTAATGAAGCTATTAATGGCTATCCTTATACTCAAAAGCATCTTATAGATCAATTCAAAAAATATATAGGTGTTACTCCCAAATATTATCAACGAATTTTACGATTTAATGAAATCTTAAAACAAATTCGACAAAAAGAAAGTATCACTTGGTCCCAAATAGCATATCAATGTGGTTATTCTGATCAATCACACTTTATAAAAGAGTTTAATCATTTTTCTGGCTTTAACCCTCAAGAATTTATTAAACAGGAATTTAATAAAGATGAACCTAACTTCTTTCCTTTGGATAGAGAAGGTTAA
- a CDS encoding DUF2306 domain-containing protein, with amino-acid sequence MFLSSIGIVHFASSIISLLFGTLALIKPKGTKNHKRIGYIYTIAMSVLLATSFMIYRLHGTFGVLHWFAVISSITLLLGIIPMFIKKPTNYLQLHLSFMYWSVIGLYCAFFAEVLTRIPFILKVNSNIIPIFYSLVGIATAVVSIIGSIYFRKYKESWMNLIEDSTTKK; translated from the coding sequence ATGTTTTTAAGCTCTATAGGTATTGTTCATTTCGCCTCATCAATAATTTCATTATTATTTGGAACTCTAGCTTTAATCAAACCTAAAGGAACCAAAAATCATAAGAGAATTGGTTATATCTATACCATTGCTATGAGCGTTTTACTGGCAACTTCTTTTATGATATATCGATTACACGGAACATTTGGTGTACTACATTGGTTCGCAGTAATTAGCAGCATCACTTTATTATTAGGAATTATACCAATGTTCATAAAAAAGCCAACAAATTATTTACAACTACATCTTAGTTTTATGTATTGGAGTGTGATAGGATTGTACTGTGCATTTTTTGCCGAAGTACTTACGAGAATACCATTTATACTAAAGGTTAATAGCAACATAATCCCTATTTTTTATTCATTAGTAGGAATTGCTACAGCAGTAGTTAGTATAATAGGTTCAATTTATTTTAGAAAATATAAAGAATCTTGGATGAATCTTATAGAAGATTCTACAACTAAAAAATAA
- a CDS encoding class I SAM-dependent methyltransferase produces the protein MNKKKTPWPTKDAMAQVYEKKLWGGTEFDFYSGDGSHNPKIVLPYIDAIISFLTSFKTPLIVCDIGCGDFNIGKQLVEYSKKYIGIDIVAELIAYNKEKFKQQNLEFHCLDAAVDDLPSADCLILRQVLQHLSNKEVKQVVNKLYDFKYVILTEHIPKGVFNPNTDIISGQGIRLKKQSGINLLAPPFNFKIKKEKELLSINTADGKGLIKTTIYEVF, from the coding sequence ATGAATAAAAAGAAAACTCCTTGGCCAACAAAAGATGCAATGGCTCAGGTTTATGAAAAGAAACTTTGGGGAGGTACAGAATTTGATTTTTATTCTGGCGATGGATCTCATAACCCTAAGATTGTACTTCCTTATATAGATGCTATAATATCATTTCTAACGTCGTTTAAGACACCATTGATCGTATGTGATATTGGTTGTGGTGATTTTAATATAGGGAAGCAATTGGTTGAATACAGTAAGAAATATATTGGAATAGATATAGTAGCAGAACTAATAGCGTACAATAAAGAAAAATTTAAGCAACAAAATTTAGAGTTTCATTGTCTAGATGCTGCGGTCGATGATTTACCTTCTGCAGATTGTTTGATACTACGGCAAGTATTACAACATTTGTCAAATAAGGAAGTAAAACAAGTAGTGAATAAGCTATATGATTTTAAGTATGTTATTCTTACAGAGCATATACCAAAAGGTGTTTTTAATCCAAATACAGATATCATTTCTGGGCAAGGAATCAGATTAAAAAAGCAAAGCGGAATAAATTTATTAGCACCACCTTTTAATTTTAAAATAAAAAAAGAAAAAGAGTTACTATCAATTAATACAGCAGATGGTAAAGGACTTATAAAAACAACAATTTATGAAGTTTTTTAG
- a CDS encoding AraC family transcriptional regulator — MHHVEKFSPELNKVYFIEKHTLIHILSGNGSIQVDFKNYLDWQEKAIFLEKGQYIKFLSDNFTIRRIEFSNKEKFYNTEVRVLFKHLISLGYIDLLECDECNNFLSESTLTDNSSNIIDISSKQWYWQNPFKANKEEYQIIFDIKDIIDEEYSNNLTSSDLVNLINDNGYNAQALIKNKVGLSIKNLVSSKRLQESQKQIAFTDKNIQEISYDLGFKDDAYFNRVFKNSTGQTPKQFRENFDFEKRDTFTQNILELLQKYHTQERALEFYADKMNLSIKALSSKVKSKMNITLGQLIRLELINTAKFMLIEGESISEISRTLGFEEPNHFTRFFKHYLGISPTDFKSSI; from the coding sequence ATGCATCACGTCGAAAAATTTTCACCAGAACTTAATAAAGTATACTTTATAGAAAAACATACGTTAATCCACATTTTATCGGGTAACGGGAGTATTCAGGTTGATTTTAAAAATTATTTAGACTGGCAAGAAAAAGCCATTTTTTTAGAAAAAGGACAATACATCAAGTTTCTTTCAGACAATTTCACTATCAGAAGAATTGAATTCTCGAACAAAGAGAAATTTTATAATACCGAAGTTCGAGTATTATTTAAACATCTAATATCTTTAGGGTATATTGATTTATTAGAATGTGACGAATGTAATAACTTTTTATCAGAATCAACGTTAACAGATAATTCCTCTAATATTATAGATATTTCTTCAAAACAATGGTACTGGCAAAACCCTTTTAAAGCAAACAAAGAAGAATATCAGATTATTTTTGATATTAAAGATATTATTGATGAAGAATATTCTAATAATTTAACCAGTAGCGATCTAGTAAATCTTATTAATGATAATGGATATAATGCCCAAGCACTTATTAAAAATAAAGTAGGATTGTCAATTAAAAATTTAGTTAGCTCTAAAAGATTACAGGAAAGCCAAAAACAAATTGCTTTTACTGATAAGAATATTCAGGAAATCTCTTATGATTTAGGGTTTAAGGATGATGCTTATTTTAATCGTGTTTTTAAAAATTCAACTGGACAAACACCTAAACAGTTTCGAGAAAACTTCGATTTTGAAAAACGAGATACATTTACCCAAAATATTCTAGAACTTTTACAAAAATATCATACTCAAGAAAGAGCTCTAGAATTTTATGCTGATAAAATGAATCTATCTATTAAAGCGCTTTCTAGTAAAGTTAAATCTAAAATGAATATCACTTTAGGCCAATTAATCAGATTGGAACTTATCAATACTGCAAAATTTATGCTCATTGAAGGGGAATCTATTTCTGAGATATCTAGAACCTTAGGTTTTGAAGAACCTAACCATTTTACTCGGTTTTTTAAACATTATTTAGGCATTTCACCAACGGATTTTAAATCAAGTATTTAA
- a CDS encoding SRPBCC domain-containing protein — MKTSFLIILIISPWLFLYSQDPKLQTEKRITSTIDSTNKKELVLIQEFIINVPLDSVWNAYTTKKGWENWAVALAEVDFKINGKIRTNYNKNGRIGDSTTIHLNIVNYVPKKIITLQAELTSNFPNFMKKDEKDLYNIISFENITTKKTKVTSYGVGYKNNPKYLSLMKFFISGNEKSYLNLITYLETGKRSINY, encoded by the coding sequence ATGAAAACATCTTTTCTAATAATTCTAATTATTTCACCTTGGTTATTTCTTTATTCGCAAGATCCAAAGTTACAAACAGAAAAAAGAATTACTTCTACCATTGATTCTACAAATAAAAAGGAGCTTGTACTCATACAAGAGTTTATCATTAATGTTCCATTAGATTCTGTTTGGAATGCATATACAACCAAAAAAGGTTGGGAAAACTGGGCAGTGGCATTAGCAGAAGTTGATTTTAAAATCAATGGAAAAATAAGAACCAATTATAATAAAAATGGAAGGATTGGAGATAGCACAACAATACATCTTAATATTGTGAACTATGTGCCCAAAAAAATCATAACACTACAAGCAGAACTTACTAGTAATTTTCCGAATTTTATGAAAAAAGATGAAAAAGATCTTTATAATATTATATCTTTTGAAAATATCACAACTAAAAAAACCAAGGTAACTTCTTATGGAGTTGGCTATAAGAATAATCCAAAATATCTATCCTTAATGAAGTTTTTTATTAGTGGTAATGAAAAATCATATTTGAATTTAATTACATACTTAGAAACTGGCAAACGATCAATTAACTATTAA
- a CDS encoding anti-sigma factor domain-containing protein, which translates to MDRNTIKDTGILEQYLLGELSEKESIEVENILKEDDELREYFGKMEDDMEQIALENAISPPTHLKTALFNTIEKATIHSDEKVIPLQKTKRTSYNFAVAASLATLFLLSSGWLYNQWKETEQTIVNLQQETDNLRTKLVNIEGDLKETNDWYRAINKPDVVQLVLKGNEKSPNSAAVAYVNHQNKEVILNPQGLSKLKNNNTYQMWADVDGEMIDMGVISADAEMIKMKYIENAESLNITIEPAGGNDHPTVEQLISNVIL; encoded by the coding sequence ATGGATAGGAATACAATAAAAGATACAGGAATACTAGAACAATATCTATTAGGTGAGCTTTCGGAAAAGGAATCTATAGAAGTAGAAAATATTCTAAAAGAGGATGATGAGTTGCGTGAATACTTTGGCAAAATGGAAGATGATATGGAGCAAATAGCTTTAGAAAATGCCATCTCCCCTCCCACTCATTTAAAAACAGCACTATTTAATACGATAGAAAAAGCTACTATACATTCTGATGAAAAAGTAATTCCATTACAAAAAACAAAAAGAACATCTTATAATTTTGCAGTTGCGGCAAGTTTAGCTACACTATTTTTATTGAGTTCTGGTTGGTTATATAATCAATGGAAAGAGACAGAACAGACTATAGTGAATTTACAACAAGAAACAGATAATTTACGAACCAAATTGGTAAATATAGAAGGAGATTTAAAGGAAACGAATGATTGGTATCGAGCGATTAATAAACCCGATGTAGTTCAATTGGTTTTAAAAGGAAATGAAAAATCACCTAATTCTGCTGCTGTTGCTTACGTTAATCATCAAAACAAAGAAGTTATATTAAACCCTCAAGGGCTTTCTAAGCTAAAGAACAATAATACTTATCAAATGTGGGCGGATGTAGATGGAGAAATGATAGATATGGGAGTTATTTCTGCTGATGCTGAAATGATAAAAATGAAATACATAGAAAATGCTGAATCATTAAACATCACTATTGAACCAGCTGGTGGAAACGATCATCCTACGGTAGAACAGCTTATTTCTAATGTGATTTTATAA
- a CDS encoding fasciclin domain-containing protein: MKKLIFITSTLFLFVVSQSMFAQSKKDIVDVAASVDDFSTLVTAVKAADLVGALKGDGPFTVFAPTNDAFAKIDSKTLNSLLEPANKAKLTSILTYHVVSGKIDAGAVVKALKSGGGKAELTTLNGAKLKVLKKDGKIWLKDQNGNYSQIVKTDVMASNGVIHVIGDVVMPK; encoded by the coding sequence ATGAAAAAACTAATTTTTATTACCTCGACTCTTTTCTTATTCGTAGTATCTCAATCGATGTTTGCACAATCAAAAAAAGATATTGTAGATGTGGCAGCTTCGGTAGATGATTTCTCTACATTGGTTACAGCGGTAAAAGCAGCAGATTTAGTAGGAGCATTAAAAGGCGACGGCCCATTTACGGTGTTTGCTCCCACGAATGATGCTTTTGCAAAGATTGATTCTAAAACTTTAAATTCTTTATTAGAACCAGCTAATAAAGCAAAGTTAACTTCAATTCTTACATATCACGTAGTATCAGGTAAAATTGATGCTGGAGCTGTAGTAAAAGCATTGAAAAGTGGCGGTGGAAAAGCGGAACTAACTACTCTGAATGGTGCGAAATTAAAAGTTCTGAAAAAGGATGGAAAAATATGGCTAAAAGACCAAAATGGTAATTATAGCCAAATTGTAAAAACTGATGTAATGGCTTCTAACGGAGTGATTCATGTAATTGGTGATGTTGTAATGCCAAAATAA
- a CDS encoding DUF1330 domain-containing protein produces MNKVNVTIVATINQQGKEALSHYLEKVGILYKKVDAKPVNKFKVSKPFIGDYTPSLVSIMEFPDMKSLHDVFDSDEYKELLPYREKAFSKLEAYISE; encoded by the coding sequence ATGAACAAAGTTAATGTAACAATCGTAGCTACAATAAATCAACAAGGCAAAGAGGCATTATCTCATTACTTAGAAAAAGTAGGAATTCTCTATAAAAAAGTAGATGCAAAGCCTGTAAATAAATTTAAGGTCTCTAAACCTTTTATCGGTGATTATACTCCCAGTTTAGTTTCTATAATGGAATTTCCAGATATGAAATCATTACATGATGTATTTGATAGTGATGAATATAAAGAATTACTACCTTACCGTGAAAAAGCTTTTTCTAAACTAGAAGCTTATATTAGTGAATAA